A part of Micromonospora chersina genomic DNA contains:
- a CDS encoding Hsp70 family protein, producing MRAGEARLAIDCGIASTAAVLAWPDGAWLPLMFDGEPALPSAVLVGGDGDVLTGHQAWQAAAADPQRFVPAPRRSPEQRLAVAGADVDTLDLVAATLRRVAAEAQRAVGSVVEDVRLVVPAGWGPRRRTWMRHAAHRAGLPQPRLIEAPVAVAGHLLATGVQLPVGSYIVVCDVGAGAEVSVLRRGPAGFEVLATLADAGAGGTAIDEALTAMFADTSPAGGDGQRWALLASVGAAKHALADRVAVTVPLPQGEAAVLNTDLLEQAAHPVLQRVAQLAIEAIAAAEIAVNDLAGVYCVGGVARMHLLEKVLTETVGVTPTVVADPATAAVRGAADAGAADATAAAGLPAEEPVPPLRRAAAIAVPGFMSLGLLSQFLLTPEWNGSYLYKWALLNWGELAVAAVFAVIASLSAGTVLASTIAARTNPAVSPGSQTGTGILASASLGVAVSGMYAVVGSLYIGDPAGGFLRWALLPIAPIVAAAAVMALVAARQWRIPQGGWSQLLAFPTGSVVTAGLGMMLIQYSLTADRWPHMVLWIDLASRLGGLLLGVGTVMAVVSQPILRLILGAPLAVITAALVGWPASGILGAIYAIAVAAWWLRQLWTRLLRPAAR from the coding sequence ATGCGAGCGGGGGAGGCGCGGCTGGCGATCGACTGCGGTATCGCCAGCACAGCCGCGGTGCTGGCGTGGCCGGACGGCGCCTGGCTGCCGCTGATGTTTGACGGTGAACCAGCCCTGCCGAGTGCGGTGCTGGTCGGCGGGGACGGGGACGTGCTGACCGGCCACCAGGCATGGCAGGCCGCCGCTGCGGATCCGCAGCGGTTCGTCCCGGCCCCACGGCGGTCGCCCGAGCAGCGGCTCGCCGTTGCCGGCGCGGATGTCGACACCTTGGATCTGGTTGCCGCGACGCTACGTCGGGTCGCCGCCGAGGCGCAGCGGGCCGTCGGGTCGGTGGTGGAGGACGTGCGGCTGGTGGTGCCGGCCGGGTGGGGGCCGCGGCGGCGGACGTGGATGCGCCACGCCGCGCACCGGGCGGGCCTGCCCCAACCCCGCCTGATCGAAGCCCCCGTGGCCGTTGCCGGACACTTGCTGGCGACCGGGGTCCAGCTGCCGGTGGGGTCGTACATCGTGGTGTGCGACGTCGGTGCCGGCGCCGAGGTCAGCGTCCTGCGGCGCGGGCCGGCCGGGTTCGAGGTCCTTGCTACCCTCGCCGACGCCGGCGCGGGTGGGACAGCGATCGACGAAGCCCTCACCGCCATGTTCGCCGACACCAGCCCGGCAGGTGGCGACGGGCAGCGGTGGGCCCTGCTGGCCAGCGTCGGCGCCGCGAAGCACGCGCTGGCCGACCGTGTCGCGGTGACGGTGCCGCTGCCCCAGGGCGAGGCCGCGGTGCTCAACACCGACCTCCTCGAGCAAGCCGCTCATCCTGTCCTGCAGCGCGTCGCTCAGCTGGCGATCGAGGCGATCGCCGCCGCCGAGATCGCGGTCAACGACCTTGCCGGTGTCTACTGCGTCGGCGGTGTCGCCCGGATGCACCTGCTGGAGAAGGTCCTCACCGAGACCGTCGGTGTCACCCCGACCGTGGTGGCGGACCCGGCAACGGCAGCGGTCCGGGGAGCCGCCGACGCAGGCGCCGCTGACGCCACAGCGGCCGCAGGGCTACCGGCGGAGGAGCCGGTGCCGCCCCTGCGACGGGCCGCCGCGATCGCGGTACCCGGCTTCATGTCGCTCGGCCTGCTCTCCCAGTTCCTGCTGACTCCCGAATGGAACGGGAGCTACCTCTACAAGTGGGCGCTGCTGAACTGGGGTGAACTGGCCGTGGCCGCCGTGTTCGCGGTGATCGCCAGCCTCAGCGCCGGTACCGTCCTCGCCTCCACGATCGCCGCCCGCACCAACCCAGCGGTGAGCCCTGGCTCCCAGACCGGCACGGGCATCCTGGCATCGGCGTCCCTCGGCGTCGCGGTCAGCGGCATGTACGCCGTCGTCGGCAGCCTCTACATCGGCGACCCCGCCGGCGGATTCCTGCGCTGGGCGCTGCTGCCGATCGCCCCGATCGTCGCCGCGGCCGCGGTGATGGCCCTCGTCGCCGCCCGACAGTGGCGCATCCCCCAAGGCGGCTGGTCGCAGCTACTCGCGTTCCCGACCGGCTCCGTGGTCACCGCCGGGCTGGGGATGATGCTCATCCAGTACTCCCTGACCGCGGACCGCTGGCCCCACATGGTCCTGTGGATCGACCTCGCCAGCCGCCTCGGCGGCCTGCTCCTCGGTGTCGGAACCGTCATGGCCGTCGTCTCCCAGCCCATCCTGCGGCTGATCCTCGGCGCACCCCTCGCCGTCATCACCGCCGCGCTGGTCGGCTGGCCCGCCTCCGGAATCCTCGGGGCGATCTACGCGATCGCCGTGGCCGCATGGTGGCTGCGCCAGCTGTGGACCCGCCTCCTTCGCCCCGCAGCTCGATGA
- a CDS encoding PGPGW domain-containing protein: MRAILTIGGGFVLLVTGALLLIPLPEAGLPALLIGLRLLGRHYAWARTANDKLDQAVRTARRHWNRLPRALRFAIFALLLIGTALIIYILVR, from the coding sequence GTGCGAGCCATTCTGACCATCGGTGGCGGATTCGTCCTACTCGTCACCGGAGCACTGCTGCTCATCCCACTGCCAGAAGCCGGCCTGCCCGCCCTGCTCATCGGACTACGCCTCCTGGGCCGTCACTACGCATGGGCCCGGACCGCCAATGACAAGCTGGACCAAGCCGTCCGGACAGCACGCCGACACTGGAACCGCCTGCCGCGGGCGCTTCGATTTGCGATCTTCGCCCTGCTCCTCATCGGCACAGCACTGATCATCTACATTCTGGTCAGGTGA